The segment ATCAGCCCGACACCAATCGGGATACCGCGCGTGACGCTGGTGCCGGCGTGCAGTGGCGTACCCAGCCAGCCGGGTGCAAAGGCAATCAGCAGGATAAAGCCGACATACAGTACCAGCATAATCAGCGACAGCAGCGTGGCGAACGCCTGACGTTTACGGACTAACTCATGAAAACGGGGATTGCGTTCAATCTGCTGATTGATGGCATCCTGATTCGAAAGGGCGTCATTCATCACATTTTCTCCAGAGGGCTTGCAGGCAGGAACCTCGCGCAGGGCGCGGATTCAGCTGGTTATAGTAGTTGTGACTCGCGAAACAGACTGCGTGGGGCGGGGGTGGCGGGAAGCGATCTTCCCGCCGGATTGCGTGCGCTTAAGGCATTTTAATCGACTGCTTCTCCTCAAGCAGTTTCTCCACCACGCCAGGGTCGGCGAGGGTCGAGGTATCACCCAGATTACTGGTGTCGCCGGTGGCGATCTTGCGCAGAATACGGCGCATGATTTTGCCCGAGCGGGTCTTCGGCAGAGAGTCGGTCCAGTGCAGCACGTCCGGTGTGGCGATGGGGCCGATCTCTTTGCGCACCCACTGCCGCACGTCGCTGTAGAGCTCCGGCGACGGCTCTTCACCGTGGTTCAGGGTAATGTAGGCATAGATCGCCTGGCCTTTGATGCTGTGCGGGATCCCGACGACCGCCGCTTCGGCAATTTTCGGATGGGAAACCAGCGCCGACTCGATCTCGGCGGTGCCAAGCCGGTG is part of the Pantoea sp. Ep11b genome and harbors:
- a CDS encoding DUF485 domain-containing protein, giving the protein MNDALSNQDAINQQIERNPRFHELVRKRQAFATLLSLIMLVLYVGFILLIAFAPGWLGTPLHAGTSVTRGIPIGVGLIVMSFVLTGVYVWRANGEFDRLTKAILSEVKS